GCTGGTGGTGGGGCTGCGCCGGGTGGCGGAGCGGCACGGGGCGACGCCGGCGCAGGCCGCGCTGGCCTGGGTGCTCGCGCAGGGTCGGCACGTGGTGCCGATACCCGGGGCCAAGCGGGAGCGGTGGGCGGTCGAGAACGCCGGGGCCGCGGCGATCCGGCTCACGGAGCGTGACCTGGCGGAGATCGCGGCGCTGCCGCCGGCGCTGGGGTCGTGGGACTGAGTGAAGTGGTGGGGTCCGGAGCTGAATGCCGGGGGGCGGGGGCCGATTCATGACCGGGTGATCTCGTGGTCGTGGATCGGGAACCTGCGGGGCGTGGGCGGTGACCGGGTGATCTCGTGGTCGTGGATCGGGAACCTGCGGGGCGTGGGCGGTGTATGAACAGGAGAAGCGCTGCGTCGAAGGGATCCTGATCGTGCATCGACCTGCTGTTACGGCCGCGATGGCCACCGCCGCCCTCGTCTTCGCGGCCGGGTGCTCGTCCGGCGGCGACGATGAACGGGACCGGGCCGAGAGCCCGCCGAAGCGGGACGGGACGAGCCAGTCCCCCACCGGCAAGGCGGGCGGCGACGCCCCGCCGGAGAAGGGCTCGGCGAAGGTCGTCCGCACCCTGACCACCGACCTCGAATCCCCCTGGGGCCTCGCCCCGCTGCCCGGCGGCGACCTGCTCGTGTCCTCGCGCGACGAGGGGACGGTCACCCGGATCGACGGGAAGACGGGCAAGAAGACGGAGCTCGGCTCGGTGCCGGGCGTCTCTCCCGGCGGCGAGGGCGGCCTGCTGGGCCTCGCGCTCTCTCCGTCGTACGCCTCGGACCACTTCGTGTACGCCTACTTCACGACGGAGTCCGACAACCGCATCGCCCGGATGCTGTACGACGAGAAGAAGCCGGAGGGCGAGCAGCTGGGCGCACCCGACACGGTCTTCAAGGGCATCCCGAAGGGCACGATCCACAACGGCGGCCGGATCGCGTTCGGCCCGGACAAGATGCTGTACGCGGGCGCGGGTGAAACGGGGGACACGGACCTCGC
The window above is part of the Streptomyces venezuelae genome. Proteins encoded here:
- a CDS encoding PQQ-dependent sugar dehydrogenase, which gives rise to MATAALVFAAGCSSGGDDERDRAESPPKRDGTSQSPTGKAGGDAPPEKGSAKVVRTLTTDLESPWGLAPLPGGDLLVSSRDEGTVTRIDGKTGKKTELGSVPGVSPGGEGGLLGLALSPSYASDHFVYAYFTTESDNRIARMLYDEKKPEGEQLGAPDTVFKGIPKGTIHNGGRIAFGPDKMLYAGAGETGDTDLAQDKKSLGGKILRLTPDGDPAPDNPFGDSPVYSFGHRNVQGLAWDEQKRLWASEFGQDTWDELNEIKSGGNYGWPEVEGKEGKEGFRDPVAQWKTSEASPSGIAYAEGSVWMAGLRGERLWRVPVRGVAGDPEPQAFLEGEHGRLRTVLAAGGDKLWLVTNETDSRGTPEKGDDKILEVQVK